A genomic window from Methanobrevibacter sp. TLL-48-HuF1 includes:
- a CDS encoding PRC-barrel domain-containing protein — translation MNIKEVLNSKVLDKNAYEVGTVTDFDIDQKEGTINSMIVSLKKGVFSKEELEVPFEDIETIGGYVILAKELPKPEEAEEEVEAQKVEVEKEE, via the coding sequence ATGAATATTAAAGAAGTTTTAAACTCTAAAGTTTTAGATAAAAACGCATATGAAGTTGGAACTGTAACTGATTTCGACATTGATCAAAAAGAAGGAACTATCAATTCCATGATTGTTTCTTTAAAAAAAGGAGTATTTTCTAAAGAAGAACTTGAAGTACCTTTCGAAGACATTGAAACCATTGGTGGATATGTTATTTTAGCTAAAGAATTACCTAAACCTGAAGAAGCTGAAGAAGAAGTTGAAGCTCAAAAAGTTGAAGTAGAAAAAGAAGAATAA
- a CDS encoding DUF2098 domain-containing protein has product MIVDARNREINLGSHVRYVDTGTVGEVTDSKVENDASWVKIDKTNLWYLANKLELLNDEDFKTKTYHDDKDIDIEAIKNSEKMFEDVEISSSAANGGG; this is encoded by the coding sequence ATGATTGTTGATGCAAGAAATAGGGAAATAAATCTTGGATCACATGTAAGATATGTAGATACTGGAACTGTTGGTGAGGTTACTGACAGTAAAGTGGAAAATGATGCTTCCTGGGTTAAAATCGATAAAACTAATTTATGGTATCTTGCAAATAAATTAGAATTATTAAATGATGAAGATTTTAAAACTAAAACTTATCATGATGATAAGGATATAGATATTGAAGCCATTAAAAACTCTGAAAAAATGTTTGAGGATGTTGAAATATCTTCCAGTGCAGCTAATGGTGGAGGATAG